Proteins from a genomic interval of Micromonospora sp. NBC_00389:
- the recN gene encoding DNA repair protein RecN yields MLEELRITGLGVIEDTTLPLTGGMNVITGETGAGKTMVVTGLGLLFGGRADAGRVRAQPGRAVVEGRLRLEGRVADAVHARITDAGGEPDEDGSLLLSRTVTVEGRSRAHLGGRSMPVSMLGEVGEQAVAVHGQSDQLRLLRPAEQRAALDRFAGPAHEKLLDALREAYTGWRRVVDDLADRRRNARERNQEADLLRLGLDEITRVDPQPGEDDELKTEAQRLEHAEGLRTAAQVAQQCVAGGAEAADETPDAAVLLGTARRTLEAQAGTDPALGELAARLEEAATLVTDVSAELSAYLATLDADPARLQHVYERRAALRALTRKYADDVDGVIAWAERARTRLSDLDTSDDLLDELERDGQRLAGEVADLAGRVSTSRQEAAVRFADQVTVELAGLAMPHARIEVAVLPRPAGRAEPALSVNGVEVGVAPDGGDEVELRLLAHPGAPSLPLQRGASGGELSRVMLAIEVVFAGSGGPPTLVFDEVDAGVGGQAAVEIGRRLARLARSHQVLVVTHLPQVAAFADRHLVVAKDTGGAVTTSGVRVVEDTERARELARMLAGLPDSDLGIAHAEELLAVAAKERRP; encoded by the coding sequence GTGCTGGAAGAGCTGCGCATCACCGGACTGGGCGTCATCGAGGACACCACGCTGCCGTTGACCGGCGGCATGAACGTCATCACCGGCGAGACCGGTGCGGGCAAGACGATGGTGGTTACTGGCCTCGGCCTGCTCTTCGGCGGCCGGGCCGACGCCGGGCGGGTTCGTGCCCAGCCTGGCCGGGCTGTGGTGGAAGGCCGGCTGCGTCTGGAGGGCCGCGTCGCGGACGCGGTGCACGCCCGGATCACCGATGCCGGCGGCGAGCCCGACGAGGACGGCTCGCTGCTGCTGAGTCGCACGGTGACGGTGGAGGGCCGGTCCCGCGCCCATCTCGGTGGCCGGAGCATGCCGGTGTCGATGCTCGGTGAGGTCGGCGAGCAGGCGGTGGCCGTGCACGGCCAGTCCGACCAGTTGCGGCTGCTGCGTCCGGCCGAGCAGCGGGCCGCGTTGGACCGCTTCGCCGGCCCGGCGCACGAGAAGCTGCTCGACGCGTTGCGTGAGGCATACACCGGGTGGCGGCGGGTGGTCGACGACCTGGCCGACCGACGGCGCAACGCCCGTGAGCGCAACCAGGAGGCTGACCTGCTGCGGCTCGGCCTCGACGAGATCACCCGGGTCGATCCGCAGCCCGGTGAGGATGACGAGCTGAAGACCGAGGCGCAGCGGCTGGAGCACGCCGAGGGGCTGCGCACGGCCGCGCAGGTGGCTCAGCAGTGCGTGGCGGGCGGCGCGGAGGCGGCCGACGAGACACCGGACGCGGCGGTGCTGCTCGGCACCGCCCGGCGCACCCTTGAGGCGCAGGCCGGCACCGATCCGGCGTTGGGCGAGCTGGCGGCCCGGCTGGAGGAGGCGGCCACCCTGGTCACCGACGTCTCCGCCGAGCTGTCGGCGTACCTGGCGACGCTCGACGCGGACCCGGCCAGATTGCAGCACGTCTACGAGCGGCGTGCCGCGCTGCGCGCGCTGACCCGCAAGTACGCCGACGACGTCGACGGGGTGATCGCGTGGGCCGAGCGGGCCCGCACCCGACTGTCCGACCTGGACACCTCCGATGACCTGCTCGACGAGTTGGAGCGCGACGGTCAGCGGTTGGCCGGTGAGGTGGCCGACCTGGCCGGGCGGGTGTCGACCTCCCGACAGGAGGCGGCGGTCCGCTTCGCCGACCAGGTCACCGTCGAGCTGGCCGGGCTGGCCATGCCGCACGCCCGGATCGAGGTGGCGGTGCTGCCCCGCCCGGCGGGGCGGGCCGAGCCGGCCCTGTCGGTCAACGGCGTCGAGGTGGGCGTCGCCCCGGACGGCGGCGACGAGGTGGAGCTGCGGTTGCTCGCCCATCCGGGCGCGCCGTCGCTGCCGTTGCAGCGGGGTGCCTCCGGCGGTGAGCTGTCCCGGGTGATGCTCGCCATCGAGGTGGTCTTCGCCGGCTCGGGTGGCCCGCCCACGCTGGTCTTCGACGAGGTCGACGCGGGGGTCGGAGGTCAGGCGGCGGTGGAGATCGGCCGGCGGCTGGCCCGGTTGGCCCGCAGCCACCAGGTGCTGGTCGTCACCCACCTGCCGCAGGTTGCCGCGTTCGCCGACCGGCACCTGGTGGTGGCGAAGGACACCGGTGGCGCGGTGACCACCAGCGGGGTGCGGGTGGTGGAGGACACCGAACGGGCCCGGGAGCTGGCTCGGATGCTAGCTGGTTTACCCGATTCGGATCTGGGTATCGCCCACGCTGAGGAGCTTCTGGCCGTGGCGGCGAAGGAAAGGCGTCCGTGA
- the tnpB gene encoding IS607 family element RNA-guided endonuclease TnpB, producing the protein MKKFRPRPGFVVQAYRFALDPNAAQERALRSHCGAARAAYNWAVGWVSASWWQRRAEASYGLAEPELTEWRPWSLIALRKEFNQVKKTDPRFAGWWEENSKEAYNTGLANAAAAFDNYAKSKRGQRKGRRMGMPRRKSKHRAGLSCRFTTGAIRVEPDRRHVTLPRLGTIRTHESTRKLERRIAVDTARILCATVRFERGRWFVSFQVEVERAARTPTRQDVAVGVDLGVKCLAVLADSQGEIRHVPNPGHYDAAVKQLKRLSRRVSRRRGPNRRTGQTPSRSWLKANAERNRLHHRVANLRGDALHKLTTKISAEYGTVVVEDLNVAGMLRNRRLARKIADAGFGEIRRQLTYKAGWNGGRIHVADRWFPSSKTCSTCGAVKAKLPLHVRTFRCDVCGLVADRDANAACNLAALAAASSTGTAVAGDRGAQAPNPRGADQKTRATRPGRKVGAGRAGGATLPTCRQAEARDRHQDAATLTLW; encoded by the coding sequence GTGAAGAAGTTCCGGCCACGGCCGGGCTTCGTGGTGCAGGCGTACCGGTTCGCCCTGGACCCCAACGCCGCGCAGGAGCGGGCGTTGCGCTCGCACTGCGGCGCGGCACGCGCCGCCTACAACTGGGCGGTGGGCTGGGTGTCGGCGTCGTGGTGGCAGCGCCGCGCCGAGGCGTCCTACGGGCTGGCCGAGCCGGAGTTGACCGAGTGGCGGCCGTGGTCGCTGATCGCCCTGCGTAAGGAGTTCAACCAGGTCAAGAAGACCGACCCGCGGTTTGCTGGCTGGTGGGAGGAGAACTCCAAGGAGGCCTACAACACCGGGCTGGCCAACGCCGCCGCCGCGTTCGACAACTACGCGAAGTCGAAGCGCGGGCAGCGCAAGGGCCGACGGATGGGCATGCCGCGGCGCAAGTCCAAGCACCGGGCGGGGTTGTCGTGCCGGTTCACCACCGGCGCCATCCGCGTCGAGCCCGATCGTCGGCATGTCACCCTGCCCAGACTGGGCACGATCCGCACCCACGAATCCACACGCAAGCTTGAGCGCCGTATCGCCGTCGACACCGCCCGCATCCTCTGCGCAACGGTCAGGTTCGAGCGGGGGCGCTGGTTCGTCTCCTTCCAGGTCGAGGTCGAACGCGCCGCACGCACCCCGACCCGCCAGGACGTCGCCGTCGGGGTGGACCTGGGCGTGAAATGCCTCGCCGTCCTCGCCGACAGCCAGGGCGAGATCCGCCATGTGCCCAACCCCGGGCACTACGACGCGGCGGTCAAACAGCTCAAGCGGCTCTCCCGCCGCGTCTCGCGCCGCCGAGGACCGAACCGGCGCACCGGCCAGACCCCTTCCCGCAGTTGGTTGAAAGCCAACGCGGAACGAAACCGGCTGCACCATCGGGTGGCGAACCTGCGCGGCGACGCGCTGCATAAACTCACCACCAAGATCAGCGCCGAGTACGGCACGGTTGTGGTCGAAGACCTCAACGTCGCTGGGATGCTGCGCAATCGGCGCCTGGCGCGGAAGATCGCCGACGCCGGATTCGGGGAAATCCGGCGGCAACTGACGTACAAGGCCGGCTGGAACGGTGGACGGATCCACGTCGCCGACCGCTGGTTCCCTTCCTCGAAGACCTGCTCCACGTGCGGCGCGGTGAAAGCCAAGCTGCCGCTGCACGTGCGCACTTTCCGCTGCGACGTGTGCGGCCTGGTCGCCGACCGGGACGCTAACGCCGCCTGCAACCTCGCCGCCCTCGCGGCGGCCAGCTCGACCGGTACCGCAGTGGCCGGAGACCGGGGCGCGCAAGCGCCGAACCCTCGTGGAGCCGACCAGAAGACCCGCGCCACCCGCCCCGGCCGAAAGGTTGGGGCGGGGCGGGCAGGTGGCGCAACCCTGCCGACATGTCGGCAGGCGGAAGCGAGAGACCGTCATCAGGACGCCGCGACCCTCACGTTGTGGTGA
- a CDS encoding helix-turn-helix domain-containing protein produces the protein MLDVIGLTPAEEELYRCLLQLTTARIDELAHRLHRPREQVVAQVEALRAKGLVQPTDTDPDAPLRPTAPDVALGAALLRRQEDLEAARRRVTQLAEEYRSGLRRHHVDHLVEVITGTRVLRDRLRDLQNSARTEVLWFCRANPLAMAGPENVEEFDALARGVSYRAIYERDMLLEPGALVDLAKGIAAGEHARVLDRLPVRLAIVDARTAICPLVPDRDGGEPSAAVIGRSQLLDALIALFESHWRVATRLRLEDPLTEPATDGQRADDRPADGYQPDADEARLLSLFVAGVPDKSIASQLGVSRRTVQRRLADLMAVAGVDTRPGLAFQVARRGWI, from the coding sequence GTGTTGGACGTGATCGGCCTGACCCCGGCTGAGGAGGAGCTCTACCGCTGCCTGCTCCAGCTCACCACGGCCCGAATCGACGAGCTGGCACACCGGCTGCACCGGCCGCGCGAGCAGGTCGTCGCCCAGGTCGAGGCGCTGCGGGCCAAGGGTCTGGTGCAGCCCACCGACACCGACCCGGACGCTCCCCTGCGCCCGACCGCCCCGGATGTCGCCCTCGGCGCGGCGTTGCTGCGCCGGCAGGAGGACCTGGAGGCGGCCCGGCGGCGGGTCACCCAACTGGCCGAGGAGTACCGGTCCGGGCTGCGTCGGCACCACGTGGATCACCTGGTCGAGGTGATCACCGGTACCCGGGTGCTCCGGGACCGGCTGCGCGATCTGCAGAATTCGGCGCGTACCGAGGTGCTCTGGTTCTGCCGGGCGAACCCCCTGGCCATGGCCGGCCCGGAGAACGTCGAGGAGTTCGACGCGCTGGCCCGCGGGGTGAGCTACCGGGCCATCTACGAGCGGGACATGCTGCTGGAGCCGGGCGCGCTGGTCGACCTGGCCAAGGGGATCGCCGCCGGCGAACACGCCCGGGTCCTGGACCGGCTGCCGGTCCGACTGGCCATCGTGGACGCGCGCACCGCGATCTGCCCGCTGGTACCCGACCGCGACGGCGGCGAGCCGAGCGCCGCCGTGATCGGCCGCAGTCAACTGCTCGACGCCCTGATCGCCCTCTTCGAGAGCCACTGGCGGGTGGCCACCCGGCTGCGGCTGGAAGACCCGCTCACCGAACCGGCGACCGACGGCCAGCGGGCCGACGATCGCCCCGCCGACGGCTACCAGCCGGACGCCGACGAGGCGCGGCTGCTGTCGCTGTTCGTGGCCGGCGTACCGGACAAGTCCATCGCCTCCCAGCTCGGGGTGAGCCGGCGGACCGTGCAGCGGCGACTCGCCGACCTGATGGCCGTCGCCGGCGTGGACACCCGGCCCGGGCTGGCCTTCCAGGTCGCCCGTCGGGGCTGGATCTGA
- a CDS encoding copper transporter: MINFRYHVVSLTAVFLALAIGLVVGTAALNGPVADSLKEQVTGLRKDNQQWRQTVNNMEKQLGLEEEFAEEMSQVVLPGTLAGRRVVVLSLPNGRDHTDGVLKKLQLAGATITGRVDLQDKFINPDNNSNLLELAVTAARPTAQTTGLPGNGHGVETSSALLASVLLDRAQGAAPVSDADRRAVLAAYNNAGYLTTDNNKVTGSAEAVVVVSGQPYVDKDSEKRDESVVKIAEQFDRTGSIVVGGNGSVGGNLVAVVRGDPVLAQTISTVDNANTVQGQLVTSLALVQQLTEKKAGQYGVGDNAASLLPRLPQ, translated from the coding sequence GTGATCAACTTCCGCTACCACGTGGTGTCCCTCACCGCGGTCTTCCTGGCTCTGGCGATCGGCCTGGTGGTCGGCACAGCCGCCCTCAACGGCCCGGTCGCCGACTCGCTCAAGGAGCAGGTCACCGGGCTGCGCAAGGACAACCAGCAGTGGCGCCAGACGGTCAACAACATGGAGAAGCAGCTCGGTCTGGAGGAGGAGTTCGCCGAGGAGATGTCCCAGGTCGTCCTGCCGGGCACCCTCGCCGGGCGCCGGGTCGTGGTGCTCAGCCTGCCCAACGGGCGTGACCACACCGACGGCGTACTCAAGAAGCTCCAGCTCGCCGGGGCCACCATCACCGGCCGGGTCGACCTGCAGGACAAGTTCATCAACCCGGACAACAACTCCAACCTCCTGGAGCTGGCCGTCACCGCCGCCCGGCCGACCGCGCAGACCACCGGCCTGCCGGGCAACGGGCACGGTGTGGAGACCTCCAGCGCGCTGCTGGCCAGCGTCCTGCTGGACCGGGCCCAGGGCGCCGCACCGGTCAGCGACGCCGACCGGCGGGCGGTGCTCGCCGCGTACAACAACGCCGGTTACCTGACCACCGACAACAACAAGGTCACCGGCTCGGCGGAGGCCGTCGTCGTGGTCAGCGGCCAGCCGTACGTCGACAAGGACTCCGAGAAGCGGGACGAGTCGGTCGTCAAGATCGCCGAGCAGTTCGACCGCACCGGGTCGATCGTGGTGGGCGGCAACGGTTCCGTCGGCGGCAACCTAGTGGCCGTGGTCCGCGGTGACCCGGTGCTGGCCCAGACGATCTCCACCGTCGACAACGCCAACACCGTGCAGGGCCAGCTGGTCACCAGCCTCGCCCTCGTGCAGCAACTCACCGAGAAGAAGGCCGGCCAGTACGGCGTCGGCGACAACGCCGCCTCGCTGCTGCCTAGACTGCCCCAGTGA
- the steA gene encoding putative cytokinetic ring protein SteA encodes MRLPTLRRHRNAEPGRVLGTARLDRRTKRLVGRLRPGDIAVIDHVDLDRVAADSLVAVGVAAVLNAKPSVSGRYPNLGPEVLIAAGIPLLDDLGEGVFEQIREGDQVRIEGNTVFAGDEPVAHGSLQDAESVAKAMADAREGLSVQLEAFAANTMDYLRQERDLLLDGVGVPEIQTQVQGRHCLIVVRGYDYKADLDVLRPYIREFKPVLIGVDGGADALVEAGYTPDMIIGDMDSVTDDVLRCGAEVIVHAYPDGRAPGLPRVNGLGVPAVTFPAAATSEDLAMLLADEKGASLLVAVGTHATLVEFLDKGRGGMASTFLTRLKVGGKLVDAKGVSRLYRQSISGSSLLLLVLSAIAAMASAVAVSTVGKAYLGVAAEWWDNFVFQLYRLF; translated from the coding sequence ATGCGTCTACCCACGTTGCGCCGGCACCGGAACGCGGAGCCGGGCAGAGTCCTCGGCACCGCGCGCCTTGATCGCCGGACAAAACGCCTGGTCGGCCGGCTGCGCCCGGGTGACATCGCGGTCATCGACCACGTCGACCTGGACCGGGTGGCGGCCGATTCGTTGGTCGCCGTCGGGGTCGCGGCGGTGCTCAACGCCAAGCCGTCGGTCTCCGGCCGCTACCCCAACCTCGGCCCGGAGGTGCTGATCGCCGCCGGCATTCCGCTCCTGGACGACCTCGGGGAGGGCGTCTTCGAGCAGATCCGCGAGGGCGACCAGGTCCGGATCGAGGGCAACACGGTCTTCGCCGGGGACGAGCCGGTGGCGCACGGCAGCCTGCAGGACGCCGAGTCGGTCGCCAAGGCGATGGCCGACGCCCGGGAGGGGCTGTCGGTCCAGTTGGAGGCGTTCGCCGCCAACACCATGGACTACCTCCGCCAGGAGCGCGACCTGCTGCTCGACGGCGTGGGCGTGCCGGAGATCCAGACCCAGGTCCAGGGCCGGCACTGCCTGATCGTGGTGCGCGGCTACGACTACAAGGCCGACCTGGACGTGCTGCGCCCGTATATCCGGGAGTTCAAGCCGGTGCTGATCGGCGTCGACGGCGGCGCGGACGCGCTGGTCGAGGCCGGCTACACCCCCGACATGATCATCGGGGACATGGATTCGGTCACCGACGACGTGCTGCGCTGCGGCGCCGAGGTGATCGTGCACGCCTACCCGGACGGGCGGGCGCCCGGCCTGCCCCGGGTCAATGGCCTCGGTGTCCCGGCCGTGACCTTCCCGGCCGCGGCGACCAGCGAGGACCTGGCCATGCTGCTGGCCGACGAGAAGGGCGCCTCGCTGCTGGTCGCGGTCGGCACCCACGCCACGCTGGTCGAATTCCTGGACAAGGGTCGCGGCGGAATGGCCTCGACGTTCCTGACCCGGCTGAAGGTCGGCGGCAAGCTGGTCGACGCCAAGGGCGTGAGCCGGCTCTACCGGCAGAGCATCTCCGGTTCGTCGCTGCTGCTGCTGGTGCTCTCGGCGATCGCGGCGATGGCTTCCGCGGTGGCCGTCTCCACCGTCGGTAAGGCTTACCTGGGCGTGGCCGCCGAGTGGTGGGACAATTTCGTGTTCCAGCTGTACCGGCTTTTCTAG